Proteins encoded together in one Gloeothece verrucosa PCC 7822 window:
- a CDS encoding type II toxin-antitoxin system VapC family toxin translates to MKILLDTNIIIDVALSRQPFFEASQQVLLLVEQNRIYGYISASTVGDLYYIIRRARGREWTIEFLNWLVTFCQIATVNEAVIEMALNLNFFDFEDAIQYSTAVINQLDAIVTRNPQDFPVTSPRIITPVRLVQELTDSGKA, encoded by the coding sequence GTGAAAATTCTGTTAGATACCAACATTATTATAGACGTTGCTTTATCTCGTCAGCCTTTTTTTGAGGCTTCGCAACAAGTTTTGTTATTGGTCGAGCAAAACCGAATATATGGTTATATCTCCGCCTCAACTGTAGGGGATCTTTACTACATTATTCGTCGGGCAAGAGGACGAGAATGGACGATAGAATTTTTAAATTGGCTAGTGACATTCTGCCAAATTGCTACTGTCAATGAAGCCGTCATAGAAATGGCTCTCAATCTTAACTTTTTTGATTTTGAAGATGCCATTCAATACAGTACGGCTGTCATTAATCAATTAGACGCTATTGTTACTCGGAATCCGCAGGATTTTCCGGTAACTTCCCCTCGAATCATAACACCAGTAAGGCTAGTTCAAGAACTTACAGATTCAGGGAAGGCTTGA